GCACCGGACATTCGCGAGAATCCCACCGTGGTCCTGCTGACACCAGGGGTAAATAATTCCGCCTATTTCGAGCATTCGTTCCTGGCGCTTCAAATGGGGATCGAGCTTGTGGAGGGTCGGGATTTGATCGTGGAGTCCGATCGAGTCTATATGAAAACGACTCAAGGATTGCAGCAAGTGGATGTCATTTATCGACGAGTGGATGATAGGTTTTTGGACCCAGAAGTCTTTCATCGCGACTCACTGTTGGGAGTACCGGGTCTCATGCGGGCCTACCATGCCGGACACGTGGCCTTAGCCAACGCAATCGGCAATGGCGTGGCAGACGATAAGGCCATCTATGCCTACGTACCGCAGATGATTGCCTTCTATTTGAGTGAAACTCCCGTGCTCCCCAACGTCGATACCTATCTCTGCAGTCGAGAGGGGGATCTCAGGTATGTGCTCGATCACCTTCCCTCTCTCGTGGTGAAAGCCGTGAATGAATCGGGTGGGTATGGCATGTTGATGGGGCCGGCCTCCACCAAAGCTGAACAGGAAGAGTTTCGAACGCGTATCCGTCACAATCCCAGAAACTACATCGCGCAGCCGATCGTGTCGTTATCGAGATTACCCTGTCTCACGGACAACCATTCCGGTGATTTCGAGTTTGCCGGACGCCATATCGATCTACGACCCTTCGTGCTCTCCGGTAAGGACATTACGCTCTCACTGGGCGGACTCACACGCGTGGCCTTGCAGGAGGGCTCCCTCGTCGTGAACTCTTCCCAAGGCGGGGGCAGTAAAGGAACCTGGGTCCTCTATGGAGAAGACTGACGATCCATGCTGAGCCGAACTGCAGAATCGTGTTTTTGGATCGCCCGCTATACGGAACGCGCCGAGTACACGGCCAGGCTGATCAACGTCCATTATCAGTTGTTGCTGGGAAGCTCCAACCAACACGATCAGAACACAATTTGGCGATGGTATCTGGAGAGCACCGGACAGCTCTCGTTGTACGAGGAACGGAGACAGCCTCTTGAAACGATGACGGTACTGCAATTCCTGACGCTTGATGCCGGCAATCCCAACGCCCTGGTCAACTTGATCAGCGCCGCCAGAGAAAATGCACGTGGCATTCAGGATCAGTTGTCCAGCGAAGTGTGGCACCATATCAACCGGATGCATTTGGCGTGGAGAACGTATACACCTGGGATCATCGCCGCCACACCGCATCGACTGCTGACCGAGGTTCAAGACACCTGTTACACGCTTCACGGCATCATGGCCAGTACGATGCTCCACGATGAAGGGTGGACGTTTTACCGTCTCGGGAAGGATATCGAGCGCGCGAACCATACGGCTCGCCTGCTCGTCCATCCAATCCTTCTTCAGATGTCCCCGGAGTCAACGGAATTGTCTGCTCTCCATCAATGCGTGGCCATCTTGAAGTCGGCGAGCGCCTACGAGGCCTACAGAAAAGTCTCACGCTCAGTAGTCCTGCCGGAAAAAATCGTCGAGTTCTTGTTGCTGAATCAATATTTCCCACGGTCTGTTCGGTTCTGCGCCCGAGGACTCCGTCAACATATCGAACGGCTGATGGACAAGTCATCCCGAGTGGGGGATCGTGAACCAGCCCGCCTGATCGGGCAGATGGCTGCTGACTTGGACTTCGCGACATTGGAAGAAATCCATGAGATCGGACTGGAATCGTTTCTCACCGAGGTCTTGCGACAGCTTGATCGCATTACGATGGCGGTGGCGCGCACCTATTTCAGGTCCGGGAACACTGAAGATGTGAGAATGTCGAGTCCACGGCGTCATCTGTGGTTGGAGCATCACGAGGCAACGGTTCACCACGTGAAAGCCTTACTCTCGGCACGCATCCAATTCACGTACACCTATGACGCGCCGGTGACGAATGTCAGGACCATCATGCGTGTGGCTCCCCATCAACATTATGGGAACCAGCGACGACTCGATGTCCGGTGGCATATGGATCCTCCGGCCGATTATCGGCATTACACCGACGCATTTGGAAATCTTGTGTGGCAGATGGATCATGCGCGAGTCGAAAAAGAAATTGCCTGTACCGTCGACATGCGTGTTGAAACACAAACCGGCTACCTCACAGACGGGTCGCTGGGAATGCAGGGCACCGATCCCCTCGATACCGATTGCACGGTCGCGTCTGCAGAGTTCACCAGATTCACCCATCTGGTCGACCGGTCTGAAGTCCTGGTGCGTCTCAGCGAACGGCTGCGGGGAGGCGGAGGCTCACCGGGCAAGCTCGCAGAAGCCATCCTTCATCAGGTGCATGCGGCCTTGCGTTATGAGCCAGGACGGACACATGTCGGAACAACAGCCTCTGAGGCCATGGCCTTAGGGTCAGGGGTCTGCCAAGATTACACCCACGTGATGCTGACGCTCTGCCGTTTAGCCGGCCTACCTGCTCGGTACGTGTCAGGTCTTCTCCCAGGCGAAGGGCAAATGCACGCCTGGGTTGAAGTGCTGATACCCGGCTCAGGACAGAAACTTCCCATGTGGGT
The nucleotide sequence above comes from Nitrospira sp.. Encoded proteins:
- a CDS encoding circularly permuted type 2 ATP-grasp protein, with protein sequence MSLNSNRQFQPAKLRDLFRRYQIGEHFDEMFEAPERLRPHYRQLYEQLQALSVGELAQYQELAARAFLDQGITFTVYGDAQETERIFPFDLLPRIIPNSEWRHIEQGIRQRIQALNAFLFDVYGEQRILREGIIPRELVEGASGFQQEFVGFRPPRDLYIHIAGIDLVRNQDGTYLVLEDNLRTPSGISYVLETREIMKRVFPSLFKQMRIRPVDHYPNQLLENLRYLAPDIRENPTVVLLTPGVNNSAYFEHSFLALQMGIELVEGRDLIVESDRVYMKTTQGLQQVDVIYRRVDDRFLDPEVFHRDSLLGVPGLMRAYHAGHVALANAIGNGVADDKAIYAYVPQMIAFYLSETPVLPNVDTYLCSREGDLRYVLDHLPSLVVKAVNESGGYGMLMGPASTKAEQEEFRTRIRHNPRNYIAQPIVSLSRLPCLTDNHSGDFEFAGRHIDLRPFVLSGKDITLSLGGLTRVALQEGSLVVNSSQGGGSKGTWVLYGED
- a CDS encoding alpha-E domain-containing protein; amino-acid sequence: MLSRTAESCFWIARYTERAEYTARLINVHYQLLLGSSNQHDQNTIWRWYLESTGQLSLYEERRQPLETMTVLQFLTLDAGNPNALVNLISAARENARGIQDQLSSEVWHHINRMHLAWRTYTPGIIAATPHRLLTEVQDTCYTLHGIMASTMLHDEGWTFYRLGKDIERANHTARLLVHPILLQMSPESTELSALHQCVAILKSASAYEAYRKVSRSVVLPEKIVEFLLLNQYFPRSVRFCARGLRQHIERLMDKSSRVGDREPARLIGQMAADLDFATLEEIHEIGLESFLTEVLRQLDRITMAVARTYFRSGNTEDVRMSSPRRHLWLEHHEATVHHVKALLSARIQFTYTYDAPVTNVRTIMRVAPHQHYGNQRRLDVRWHMDPPADYRHYTDAFGNLVWQMDHARVEKEIACTVDMRVETQTGYLTDGSLGMQGTDPLDTDCTVASAEFTRFTHLVDRSEVLVRLSERLRGGGGSPGKLAEAILHQVHAALRYEPGRTHVGTTASEAMALGSGVCQDYTHVMLTLCRLAGLPARYVSGLLPGEGQMHAWVEVLIPGSGQKLPMWVGYDPTHQRRCDERYITVAVGRDYQDIAPTSGYYEGDANNRLDMAVSVTLESHGPMERWISSHGQATASTSYPDEQQQQ